The proteins below are encoded in one region of Enhydrobacter sp.:
- a CDS encoding uracil-DNA glycosylase gives MAEMAIATEDLVALLRWYIDQGVDEAIDEEQVDRFAVPPPAPAAPAAAAARASSTRPAAPTPPRSPVPSPVTRAPVPIESPQLVEDARALAESCNTLAELEAAVRAFEGCALKRTAKNTVFADGTPGAPVMIVGEAPGGDEDRLGKPFVGVSGQLMDRMMAAIGLTRDGGFYITNILFWRPPGNRTPTVAEQAMCLAFTRRHIELARPKVLILAGGTSVKAVLDTTEGITRMRGKWVSYRLGDGTELPTMPTFHPAYLLRTPASKRLSWLDLLAVDKKLKELTA, from the coding sequence ATGGCCGAAATGGCGATCGCGACCGAAGATCTCGTTGCATTGCTGCGCTGGTACATCGATCAGGGTGTCGACGAGGCCATCGACGAGGAGCAGGTCGATCGTTTCGCCGTGCCTCCACCCGCTCCCGCCGCGCCCGCTGCCGCTGCGGCGAGGGCATCGTCGACACGTCCAGCGGCACCGACGCCGCCGAGATCGCCCGTGCCGTCGCCGGTGACGCGTGCTCCTGTGCCGATCGAATCGCCACAGCTCGTCGAGGATGCGCGGGCGCTCGCCGAAAGCTGCAACACGCTCGCCGAGCTGGAAGCGGCTGTACGGGCTTTCGAGGGCTGCGCGCTGAAGCGGACCGCGAAGAATACCGTGTTCGCCGACGGCACGCCGGGGGCGCCCGTGATGATCGTGGGCGAGGCGCCGGGCGGCGACGAGGATCGGCTGGGCAAGCCCTTCGTGGGGGTGAGCGGCCAGCTCATGGACCGCATGATGGCGGCGATCGGCCTCACGCGCGATGGCGGCTTCTACATCACCAACATCCTGTTCTGGCGGCCGCCCGGCAACCGCACGCCGACCGTCGCCGAGCAGGCGATGTGCCTCGCCTTCACGCGGCGCCACATCGAGCTCGCTCGGCCGAAGGTCCTGATCCTGGCCGGCGGAACGTCGGTCAAGGCCGTGCTCGACACCACCGAAGGCATCACGCGCATGCGCGGCAAGTGGGTGAGCTATCGGCTCGGAGACGGCACCGAGCTTCCCACCATGCCGACCTTCCACCCCGCCTACCTGCTGCGCACGCCCGCCAGCAAGCGCCTGAGCTGGCTGGACCTGCTCGCCGTCGACAAGAAGCTGAAAGAGCTCACCGCCTGA
- a CDS encoding 4-(cytidine 5'-diphospho)-2-C-methyl-D-erythritol kinase, protein MEPGGEVETARAKVNLWLNVVGRRDDGYHLLHSLVAFADLGDTLRIAPADGLSLVVEGLGAADLPTGDDNLVLRAARLLAGESGEKAGAAFRLVKRIPAAAGLGGGSADAAAALRGLCRLWRLGLPSATLSALAARLGADVPMCLGQRACLASGVGEKLEPAPSLPSCGLVLVNPGVALSTPQVFAARRGDFSPPRPIDRPWSDLAGLVAALAVRGNDLTEAAVAIQPVVGEVLVALRGTRGVRYAAMSGSGATCFALYDTVAAAERAANDLPAPWWRHVGHLR, encoded by the coding sequence ATGGAGCCGGGGGGCGAGGTCGAGACCGCTCGGGCGAAGGTCAATCTCTGGCTGAATGTCGTCGGCCGTCGCGACGACGGCTATCATCTGCTGCACTCCCTGGTCGCCTTCGCCGATCTCGGCGACACGTTGCGCATCGCGCCTGCGGACGGTCTGTCGCTCGTTGTCGAAGGGCTGGGCGCCGCCGATCTGCCGACGGGCGACGACAATCTCGTGCTGAGGGCGGCACGTCTGCTGGCCGGCGAGTCGGGCGAAAAGGCTGGCGCCGCGTTCCGGCTCGTCAAGCGAATTCCAGCGGCCGCCGGCCTGGGCGGCGGCTCGGCCGATGCCGCTGCGGCGCTGCGCGGCCTCTGCCGGCTGTGGCGGCTCGGCCTGCCGAGTGCCACACTGTCGGCACTCGCCGCGCGACTGGGCGCGGACGTGCCGATGTGCCTCGGACAGCGCGCCTGCCTGGCAAGCGGGGTTGGCGAGAAGCTGGAGCCCGCACCGTCGCTGCCGAGTTGCGGCCTGGTGCTGGTTAATCCCGGCGTTGCGCTGTCGACGCCCCAGGTCTTTGCCGCACGGCGCGGCGATTTCTCGCCACCACGGCCGATCGACCGGCCGTGGTCGGACCTGGCGGGCCTCGTGGCGGCATTGGCCGTGCGCGGCAACGACCTCACCGAGGCGGCGGTCGCGATCCAACCGGTCGTGGGAGAGGTTCTGGTGGCGCTGCGCGGGACGCGGGGCGTGCGCTACGCCGCCATGAGCGGCAGCGGCGCCACCTGCTTCGCGCTCTATGATACGGTCGCCGCGGCCGAACGCGCGGCGAATGACTTGCCAGCACCATGGTGGCGCCATGTCGGCCACTTGCGCTGA
- a CDS encoding SEL1-like repeat protein: MSGPHDKPANRTGSARPSRLPLGVLGVAVALGALAVATIEAPSSPGPREEKPASAAKDGAAPPAPPAFGHDFALPAPPDAPPPPTAAEFERTTPAAGAAKSAAGAPPPSSPASLPIELLRKQAEAHDLPSMVEMSRRLILGIGIAKDPQAGAGWMLHAAELGSSDAAFDVGVMYENGFVVERDSSRAAQWYRRAAEKGLPAAEHNLALMLREGKGAARDGTEAIKLLLAAAHQGMTASMFALGDIYEKGDVATKDNAAAVAWFTLAAQFERRSHDGKETPLAKNAARRAQDLQRVMTPAELQRAAELGQREIREIVEATSPQRRAPGQLPAPALPPPESSTPSDQDIGWPGQAADQVRAIQQALLDLKLLHDKPDGVLGPVTRNAIRTFQRGVGLAETGEPSKDLYIALKRAVAKP; encoded by the coding sequence ATGAGCGGCCCTCACGACAAGCCGGCCAATCGCACAGGCTCCGCGCGCCCTTCCCGCCTGCCGCTGGGCGTGCTGGGCGTCGCCGTTGCCCTCGGCGCGCTTGCCGTCGCCACGATCGAGGCGCCCTCCTCGCCCGGGCCCAGGGAAGAGAAGCCGGCGTCCGCCGCAAAGGATGGTGCCGCACCGCCCGCGCCACCGGCCTTCGGTCACGACTTCGCCCTGCCGGCACCACCCGACGCGCCACCACCACCGACGGCGGCGGAATTCGAGCGGACAACTCCTGCAGCAGGCGCTGCCAAGTCCGCCGCTGGAGCGCCGCCGCCGAGCAGCCCGGCATCGCTGCCGATCGAGCTGTTGCGCAAGCAGGCCGAGGCGCACGATCTGCCGTCGATGGTGGAGATGTCGCGCCGCCTTATCCTCGGCATCGGCATCGCCAAGGATCCTCAGGCCGGCGCCGGCTGGATGCTGCATGCGGCCGAGCTCGGCTCCTCCGACGCGGCCTTCGACGTCGGCGTGATGTACGAGAACGGCTTCGTCGTCGAGCGGGACTCCAGCCGGGCCGCCCAATGGTATCGCCGCGCGGCGGAGAAAGGCCTTCCGGCCGCCGAGCACAATCTCGCCCTGATGCTGCGCGAAGGCAAAGGCGCGGCGCGCGACGGAACGGAGGCGATCAAGCTGCTGCTTGCCGCCGCCCACCAGGGCATGACCGCGTCGATGTTCGCGCTGGGCGACATCTATGAGAAGGGTGACGTGGCGACCAAGGACAACGCCGCCGCCGTCGCCTGGTTCACCTTGGCGGCGCAGTTCGAGCGACGCAGCCACGACGGCAAGGAGACGCCGCTCGCCAAGAATGCGGCACGCCGGGCGCAGGATCTCCAGCGGGTCATGACGCCGGCCGAGCTGCAACGCGCCGCGGAGTTGGGGCAACGCGAGATCCGCGAGATCGTCGAAGCGACGTCGCCGCAGCGCCGGGCGCCGGGCCAGTTGCCGGCACCGGCCTTGCCGCCGCCGGAATCCTCCACGCCTTCCGACCAGGATATCGGGTGGCCGGGCCAGGCGGCCGACCAGGTGCGCGCGATCCAGCAGGCCCTGCTCGACCTCAAGCTGCTGCACGACAAGCCGGACGGCGTCCTGGGGCCGGTGACGCGCAACGCCATTCGCACGTTCCAGCGCGGCGTCGGGCTTGCCGAGACAGGAGAGCCGTCGAAGGACCTCTACATCGCCCTGAAGCGCGCCGTAGCCAAGCCTTAG
- a CDS encoding GNAT family N-acetyltransferase produces the protein MQELELVFDQAENGADAERVRNGVIYHNFAATGVSAYYPVNFYLKTERGEVMGGLLGMVWGGCLHISFVWVDEAVRGRDNGTRLMDAAEAYARERHCHTATLDTHSFQARPFYEKRGYEVFGTLDDYPTGHKKFFLRKKL, from the coding sequence ATGCAAGAGCTCGAGCTGGTGTTCGATCAGGCGGAGAACGGCGCCGATGCCGAGCGCGTCCGCAACGGCGTGATCTACCACAACTTCGCCGCTACGGGCGTGTCGGCCTACTATCCCGTCAACTTCTATCTCAAGACCGAGCGCGGCGAGGTCATGGGTGGGCTGCTCGGCATGGTCTGGGGCGGCTGTCTGCACATCTCGTTCGTCTGGGTCGACGAGGCGGTCCGCGGCCGGGACAATGGAACGCGCCTGATGGATGCCGCCGAAGCCTATGCGCGGGAGCGACATTGCCATACCGCGACCCTCGACACCCATTCCTTCCAGGCACGCCCCTTCTACGAGAAGCGCGGCTACGAGGTGTTCGGCACGCTGGACGACTATCCGACGGGCCACAAGAAGTTCTTCCTGAGGAAGAAGCTCTAG
- a CDS encoding selenium-binding family protein, with product MATWTPDPSFYPSPRMAMKAPAETLAYVAAFDPQRAQPDAIAVVDVDPGSPGYSTIVGSAAMPNLGDELHHFGWNACSSCLCPNAPHPHSERRYLIVPGLRSSRIHVLDTKPDPRKPAIVKVVEPAEVAERAGYTRPHTVHCGPEGIYVAALGNREGKAPGGVFLMDHENFDVRGQWEMDRGPQQLAYDAWWHLGHDTMVTSEWGTPDTFENGLNPEILLGAKYGRRLHFWDLHGRKHVQTIDFGDKQQLVFELRPAHNPTKAYGFVNCVLSLEDLSSSIWTWYRDGGKWAVRKVVEIPAEPAHEDQLPPVLKGFKACPPLVTDIDLSMDDRFLYVACWGTGDLRQYDVSDPFNPRLTGKVRIGGIVARAAHPSGTGPLNGGPQMVEISRDGRRVYFTNSLYGAIDQQFYPDGIDGWMVKLDAEPAGGITFDSRFFVEWPKSHRPHQVRLEGGDCSSDSFCYP from the coding sequence ATGGCGACATGGACACCCGACCCCAGTTTCTATCCTTCACCGCGCATGGCGATGAAGGCGCCGGCGGAAACGCTGGCCTACGTGGCCGCCTTCGATCCGCAGCGCGCACAGCCGGATGCAATCGCCGTCGTCGACGTCGATCCCGGCTCCCCGGGCTACTCGACGATCGTGGGCAGCGCTGCCATGCCCAATCTCGGGGATGAACTGCATCATTTCGGCTGGAATGCGTGCTCGTCCTGTCTCTGCCCGAATGCGCCGCATCCCCACAGCGAGCGGCGCTACCTGATCGTGCCGGGCCTCAGGTCGTCACGCATCCACGTGCTCGACACCAAGCCCGATCCGCGCAAGCCCGCCATCGTCAAGGTCGTCGAGCCGGCCGAGGTCGCGGAACGGGCAGGCTATACGCGGCCCCATACCGTGCATTGCGGCCCCGAAGGCATCTATGTCGCGGCGCTCGGCAATCGCGAAGGAAAGGCGCCGGGCGGCGTCTTCCTGATGGACCACGAGAACTTCGATGTGCGCGGCCAGTGGGAGATGGACCGCGGGCCGCAGCAGCTCGCCTACGATGCGTGGTGGCATCTCGGTCACGACACGATGGTGACCAGCGAATGGGGGACGCCCGATACCTTCGAGAACGGGTTGAATCCGGAAATCCTGCTCGGCGCGAAGTACGGGCGGCGCCTGCATTTCTGGGACTTGCACGGGCGCAAGCACGTGCAGACCATCGATTTCGGCGACAAGCAACAGCTCGTCTTCGAGCTCAGGCCGGCGCACAATCCAACGAAGGCGTACGGCTTCGTCAACTGCGTCCTGAGCCTCGAGGACCTGTCGTCGTCGATCTGGACCTGGTATCGCGATGGCGGGAAGTGGGCGGTCAGGAAGGTGGTCGAGATCCCGGCCGAGCCGGCGCACGAGGACCAGTTGCCGCCGGTCCTGAAGGGCTTCAAGGCCTGCCCGCCGCTGGTGACCGACATCGATCTGTCGATGGACGACCGGTTCCTGTACGTCGCATGCTGGGGGACCGGCGATCTGCGCCAGTACGACGTTTCCGACCCGTTCAATCCCAGGCTGACGGGCAAGGTGCGGATCGGCGGCATCGTCGCCCGCGCCGCCCATCCCTCGGGCACGGGCCCGCTGAACGGCGGGCCGCAGATGGTCGAGATCAGTCGCGACGGCCGGCGCGTCTACTTCACCAATTCGCTTTATGGCGCGATCGACCAGCAATTCTATCCCGACGGCATCGACGGCTGGATGGTGAAGCTCGATGCCGAACCGGCCGGCGGCATCACCTTCGATTCGCGGTTCTTCGTCGAATGGCCCAAGTCGCATCGGCCGCACCAGGTTCGGCTCGAAGGCGGCGACTGTTCGTCCGATTCCTTCTGCTATCCTTGA
- a CDS encoding 2-dehydropantoate 2-reductase has translation MTSICVFGAGAIGGLMAARLEMAGMPVTVVARGPHYEAMRARGLVLLSDGRKTVTKPRVETDPRDVGPQDYLVLTLKAHSLIPAMAQLEPLIGSGTTIVAAINGVPWWYTYKLGGDLEGRRVEAVDPAGVVSAGLPPEQTLGCIVYPAADVVEPGVVEHTYGDRFTLGEPDGSRSARAGKLSELLIKAGLKAPVRPRIRDELWVKLWGNMAFNPVSALTGATLDKVLADPGTHAVCRALMIEGQAVAEKLGVRFAIDVDKRLAGGAEVGAHKTSMLQDLERGRPLEIEALLGAVVEMAGWVGVDMPIGRSILALVRQRAEMR, from the coding sequence GTGACCTCGATCTGCGTCTTCGGCGCAGGCGCAATCGGCGGGCTGATGGCCGCCAGGCTCGAGATGGCCGGAATGCCGGTGACGGTCGTGGCGCGCGGCCCGCACTACGAGGCGATGCGCGCCAGGGGACTCGTGCTGCTGAGCGACGGCCGGAAGACAGTCACGAAGCCCCGGGTCGAGACCGACCCCAGGGACGTCGGCCCGCAGGACTATCTCGTGCTGACCCTCAAGGCGCATTCGCTCATCCCGGCAATGGCGCAGCTCGAGCCCCTGATCGGGTCCGGCACGACCATCGTCGCGGCGATCAACGGCGTGCCCTGGTGGTACACCTACAAGCTCGGCGGCGACTTGGAGGGGCGACGCGTCGAGGCCGTCGATCCAGCAGGCGTCGTGTCGGCCGGCCTGCCGCCCGAGCAGACGCTGGGCTGCATCGTCTATCCGGCGGCCGACGTCGTCGAGCCGGGCGTGGTCGAGCACACCTACGGCGACCGCTTCACCCTGGGCGAGCCCGACGGCAGCCGCAGCGCGCGGGCCGGCAAGCTCTCGGAGCTCCTGATCAAGGCCGGCCTCAAGGCGCCGGTGCGACCACGCATCCGCGACGAGCTCTGGGTCAAGCTCTGGGGCAACATGGCGTTCAACCCGGTGAGCGCGCTCACCGGCGCCACGCTCGACAAGGTGCTGGCCGATCCCGGCACGCATGCCGTCTGCCGGGCGTTGATGATCGAAGGGCAGGCCGTGGCCGAGAAGCTCGGCGTCAGGTTCGCGATCGACGTCGACAAGCGGCTGGCCGGCGGGGCCGAGGTCGGCGCGCACAAGACCTCGATGCTGCAGGACCTCGAGCGCGGCCGACCGCTCGAGATCGAGGCGCTGCTGGGGGCCGTGGTCGAGATGGCGGGATGGGTCGGCGTCGACATGCCGATCGGCCGTTCGATCCTCGCGCTCGTTCGGCAACGGGCGGAGATGCGCTGA
- a CDS encoding electron transfer flavoprotein-ubiquinone oxidoreductase translates to MARESMEYDVVIVGGGPAGLSAAIRLKQLAAERNHDVSVCVLEKGSEIGAHILSGAVIDPIGLNELIPDWKEKGAPIETQVSDDQFLWLTKTGSFRFPNVMLPRLMNNHGNYIVSLGEVCRWLAQQAEALGVEIYPGFAAAEVLYAEDGSVKGVATGDMGIARDGHHKDSYTPGMELHAKYTLIAEGARGSLSKMIMNQFDLRAGVDPQKFGIGLKELWQVDPARFKKGLVVHSQGWPLSETGSQGGSFMYHFGDNLVAIGFVVHLSYENPYLSPFDEFQRFKTHPEVAKYLQGGKRLVYGSRAINEGGVQSVPKLTFPGGALIGCSAGFVNVPRIKGSHNAIKSGMLAAEAAFEALAGGKTGGDELIAYPVKLKASWVWKDLDKVRNVKPALRWGSVMGTLYGGFDMWMHDLGIRLPWTLRHHKADHECLRPAAEFQPIQYPKPDGVISFDKLSSVFLSNTNHEEDQPVHLRLRDPSIPIAVNLPLYAEPAQRYCPAGVYEVVTADNGQPRFQINAQNCVHCKTCDIKDPAQNIDWTVPEGGGGPNYPNM, encoded by the coding sequence ATGGCACGCGAGTCGATGGAATATGACGTGGTGATCGTCGGCGGCGGCCCGGCCGGGCTGTCGGCGGCGATCCGGCTGAAGCAGCTCGCGGCCGAGCGCAATCATGACGTGTCGGTCTGCGTGCTGGAGAAGGGTTCCGAGATCGGCGCCCACATCCTGTCTGGCGCGGTGATCGATCCGATCGGCCTCAACGAGCTCATTCCCGACTGGAAGGAGAAGGGTGCGCCGATCGAGACCCAGGTGAGCGACGACCAGTTCCTGTGGCTCACGAAGACGGGCTCGTTCCGCTTTCCCAACGTCATGCTGCCGCGGCTCATGAACAATCACGGCAACTACATCGTCAGCCTGGGCGAGGTGTGCCGCTGGCTCGCGCAGCAGGCCGAGGCACTGGGTGTCGAGATCTACCCGGGCTTTGCCGCAGCCGAGGTGCTCTACGCCGAGGACGGCTCGGTGAAGGGCGTGGCGACCGGCGACATGGGCATCGCCAGGGACGGCCATCACAAGGACAGCTACACGCCCGGCATGGAGCTGCATGCCAAGTACACGCTGATCGCCGAAGGCGCGCGCGGCTCGCTTTCCAAGATGATCATGAACCAGTTCGACCTGCGCGCCGGAGTCGATCCGCAGAAGTTCGGCATCGGGCTCAAGGAGCTGTGGCAGGTCGATCCCGCCCGGTTCAAGAAGGGACTGGTCGTCCACTCGCAGGGCTGGCCGCTGTCGGAGACGGGCAGCCAGGGCGGCTCCTTCATGTACCATTTCGGCGACAACCTGGTGGCGATCGGATTCGTCGTCCATCTGTCCTACGAAAACCCATATCTCTCGCCGTTCGACGAGTTCCAGCGCTTCAAGACGCACCCGGAGGTCGCCAAATACCTGCAGGGCGGCAAGCGGCTGGTCTACGGCTCGCGCGCCATCAACGAAGGCGGCGTGCAGTCCGTGCCCAAGCTCACCTTCCCCGGCGGCGCCCTGATCGGCTGCTCGGCGGGCTTCGTCAACGTGCCGCGCATCAAGGGCAGCCACAATGCGATCAAGAGCGGCATGCTGGCGGCCGAGGCGGCATTCGAGGCCCTGGCCGGCGGCAAGACGGGCGGCGACGAGCTGATTGCGTATCCCGTGAAGCTCAAGGCTTCATGGGTCTGGAAGGACCTCGACAAGGTGCGCAACGTGAAACCGGCCCTGAGATGGGGCTCGGTCATGGGCACGCTCTACGGCGGCTTCGATATGTGGATGCACGATCTCGGCATCCGCCTGCCCTGGACGTTGCGCCATCACAAGGCCGACCACGAATGCCTGCGGCCGGCGGCCGAGTTCCAGCCGATCCAGTATCCGAAGCCGGACGGCGTGATCTCCTTCGACAAGCTCTCCTCGGTGTTCCTGTCGAACACCAACCATGAGGAGGACCAGCCGGTCCACCTGCGCTTGCGCGACCCGTCGATCCCGATCGCGGTCAATTTGCCGCTCTACGCCGAGCCGGCGCAGCGCTATTGTCCGGCTGGCGTCTACGAAGTCGTCACTGCCGACAACGGCCAGCCCCGGTTCCAGATCAACGCGCAGAACTGCGTCCATTGCAAGACGTGCGATATCAAGGACCCGGCACAGAACATCGACTGGACGGTGCCGGAAGGCGGCGGCGGCCCCAACTATCCCAATATGTGA
- a CDS encoding tetratricopeptide repeat protein → MRSTPLALLSTALLLVLPMSSHAEPNGAAGKGRTSLTLPQRPLPPEAISVAGRYLAARVAEEDHDYEIGAQQLDHALAEAPNDPTLVYAAFRLHVYAGDFETSVRLAPKVLATRPGDGFANLVLTVDQVKRGEYRKAEQQLGHIGAENQLGPLRDFVVAWLKAGEKDFAAAREILARLKPQEGDRSEAPSLVIRAQIDELAGDRAAAEAKYRRAADLDPSGLRIAVATAEGLRRLGKGADAHALLQSYAEKYGDSVVMDGLLAANAPAPKPPTPATGIAEIMFDIGGILGSDQRNQRTDLALIFEQLAVELKPDLDFAWLMIAGIDEQFGKDAKAIAALGKIGPHSPLYWQARLRTATLDAQEGHLDEAVRRLREMAAEKPERIDAALTLADLLRSKERYKDAVAAYDMAILRIKKPDEKYWPVYFGRGICLERIKQWPRAEADMKKALELSPDQPYVLNYLGYTWIDQGMHLDEGMKMLKRATELRPDDGAITDSVGWAYYRLGQYDEAVKWLERASEQKGDDATVVEHLGDAYWHVGRHREARFEWQRALNQNPDKDRLPILQDKLANGLNASNDKPTVYEKAAEKNQGG, encoded by the coding sequence ATGCGTTCCACCCCCCTCGCGCTGCTCTCCACAGCCCTGCTGCTCGTGCTGCCCATGTCCAGCCATGCCGAGCCGAACGGGGCTGCCGGCAAGGGGCGGACATCGCTCACGCTGCCGCAGCGGCCGCTTCCGCCCGAGGCGATCTCCGTCGCCGGCCGTTATCTCGCTGCGCGTGTGGCCGAGGAAGATCACGACTATGAGATCGGGGCGCAGCAGCTCGATCATGCGCTGGCCGAGGCGCCGAACGATCCGACGCTGGTTTACGCTGCCTTTCGCCTGCATGTGTATGCCGGCGACTTCGAGACCTCGGTGCGCCTCGCGCCCAAGGTGCTGGCCACCAGGCCCGGCGACGGCTTCGCCAATCTTGTGCTGACCGTCGACCAGGTGAAGCGCGGCGAGTACCGGAAGGCCGAGCAGCAGCTCGGCCATATCGGCGCGGAGAACCAGCTCGGGCCGTTGCGAGACTTCGTCGTCGCCTGGCTGAAAGCGGGCGAGAAGGATTTCGCCGCTGCCCGCGAGATCCTCGCGCGGCTGAAACCCCAGGAGGGCGATCGTTCCGAAGCGCCCTCGCTCGTCATCCGGGCACAGATCGACGAGCTGGCCGGCGATCGTGCCGCGGCCGAAGCAAAGTACCGGCGCGCCGCCGATCTCGACCCCAGCGGCCTGCGCATCGCCGTTGCGACCGCCGAGGGGCTGCGTCGTCTGGGCAAGGGCGCCGATGCGCATGCGCTGCTTCAATCCTACGCCGAGAAGTATGGCGACTCCGTCGTCATGGATGGACTGCTGGCGGCCAACGCCCCCGCACCCAAGCCACCGACCCCCGCCACCGGCATCGCCGAGATCATGTTCGATATCGGCGGCATCCTGGGGTCCGATCAGCGCAACCAGAGGACCGATCTCGCCCTGATCTTCGAGCAGCTCGCCGTCGAGCTGAAGCCCGACCTCGATTTCGCCTGGCTGATGATCGCGGGCATCGACGAGCAGTTCGGCAAGGACGCCAAGGCGATCGCTGCGCTCGGCAAGATCGGCCCCCATTCGCCGCTTTACTGGCAGGCGAGGCTGCGTACCGCCACGCTCGACGCGCAGGAAGGGCATCTCGACGAGGCGGTGCGCCGCCTGCGCGAAATGGCGGCCGAGAAGCCGGAACGCATCGATGCCGCCCTCACGCTGGCCGACCTCCTGCGCAGCAAGGAGCGCTACAAGGATGCGGTCGCCGCCTACGACATGGCGATCCTGCGGATCAAGAAGCCCGACGAGAAGTACTGGCCGGTCTATTTCGGGCGCGGGATCTGCCTGGAGCGGATCAAGCAATGGCCGCGCGCCGAAGCCGACATGAAGAAGGCGCTCGAGCTCTCGCCCGACCAGCCTTATGTGCTGAACTATCTCGGCTACACCTGGATCGACCAGGGCATGCATCTCGACGAAGGCATGAAGATGCTGAAGCGGGCGACCGAGCTCAGGCCCGACGACGGCGCCATCACCGATTCGGTGGGCTGGGCCTATTACCGCCTCGGCCAGTACGATGAAGCCGTGAAGTGGCTCGAGCGGGCGAGCGAGCAGAAGGGCGACGACGCGACCGTCGTCGAGCATCTGGGCGACGCCTACTGGCATGTCGGCCGCCATCGCGAGGCACGGTTCGAGTGGCAGCGCGCCCTCAACCAGAACCCCGACAAGGATCGTCTGCCGATCCTGCAGGACAAGCTCGCCAACGGCCTCAATGCCTCCAACGACAAGCCGACCGTCTACGAGAAGGCCGCCGAAAAGAACCAGGGCGGTTGA
- a CDS encoding alpha/beta fold hydrolase has protein sequence MAELTEIESKIFTASDFRLENGQTLPLLELAYETYGTLAPQRDNAILVVHGYTSSHHAAGRNARGKAGRGVAEGSPGWFDALIGPGKAVDTDRHFVIAVNALGSAHGSTGPNTTDPRTRKPYGPTFPDITLRDMVASQKLLVDSFGIPRLVAVIGPSMGGFQSFQWAASYPGFMKAVVPSVTAPRAPSGIDRLEALRKRLASDPNWNGGWYYENGGITATLEQIRFETLMSYGQNEILAKTVPDPKAREAAIRANARAWAQVYDGHSMLVLRKAIGTFDITDQYDKLKKARVLYVQSPTDKLFDIGLSPGYVMDMRKAGVDVTYVELPSNKGHMASHADAPLWAPILGAFLKSL, from the coding sequence ATGGCCGAGTTGACTGAAATCGAGAGCAAAATCTTCACGGCCAGCGATTTCCGGCTGGAAAACGGGCAAACCCTGCCTCTTCTCGAGCTCGCCTACGAGACCTATGGCACCCTCGCGCCTCAGCGCGACAACGCCATCCTGGTCGTCCATGGCTACACTTCGAGCCATCACGCCGCCGGCCGCAATGCCCGCGGCAAGGCCGGTCGTGGCGTCGCCGAAGGGTCGCCGGGCTGGTTCGACGCGCTGATCGGGCCGGGCAAGGCGGTCGACACGGATCGCCATTTCGTGATCGCCGTGAATGCGCTCGGATCCGCCCACGGCAGCACCGGGCCCAACACGACCGATCCACGGACCCGAAAGCCGTATGGACCGACCTTTCCCGACATCACGCTGCGCGACATGGTGGCGAGCCAGAAGCTGCTGGTCGATTCGTTCGGCATCCCGCGACTCGTCGCGGTGATCGGCCCGTCGATGGGCGGGTTCCAGTCGTTCCAATGGGCGGCGTCCTATCCCGGCTTCATGAAGGCGGTCGTCCCGTCCGTGACAGCGCCGCGCGCGCCGTCCGGCATCGACCGGCTGGAGGCGCTGCGGAAAAGGCTGGCCAGCGACCCCAACTGGAACGGCGGCTGGTACTATGAGAACGGCGGCATCACCGCGACGCTGGAGCAGATCCGCTTCGAAACGCTGATGAGCTATGGCCAGAACGAGATCCTGGCCAAGACCGTGCCCGATCCCAAGGCGCGGGAAGCGGCGATCCGGGCCAATGCCAGAGCCTGGGCGCAGGTCTACGACGGCCATTCGATGCTGGTGCTGCGCAAGGCGATCGGCACCTTCGACATCACGGACCAGTATGACAAGCTCAAGAAGGCCAGGGTGCTCTACGTCCAGTCGCCGACCGACAAGCTGTTCGACATCGGGCTGAGCCCGGGCTACGTCATGGACATGCGCAAGGCTGGCGTCGACGTTACCTATGTGGAGCTGCCCTCGAACAAGGGCCATATGGCAAGCCATGCCGATGCGCCGCTATGGGCGCCGATCCTGGGCGCATTCCTGAAGAGCCTGTGA